The following proteins are encoded in a genomic region of Amphiura filiformis chromosome 18, Afil_fr2py, whole genome shotgun sequence:
- the LOC140140075 gene encoding uncharacterized protein: protein MAAQNHEEVTRVLVTGASGFIATHTVQQLLQAGYKVRGTVRSLNNANKVKHLKDLCPNAAHELELVEADLLNEQCWASAVQGCSHVLHIASPFPIESPADENELIKPAVQGTTSVLQACADAGTVKRVVLTSSVVAIMDFASPKTRAHNEADWPNVSNLAPYNKSKTLAEKCAWEFMKSLPDDKKFELAVVNPGFVMGPVLSGSYCSAMTLVKKILTRDPPANVRINFGIVDVRDVAKAHINAMTEPEAVGRRHILVNKSMWMSDMAEILKAEFQQHGYNVSTSNLPKFIFKIVAIFDKEAKEMAPIWNKTFDFDNTRMRQVLKIEPTPIQDTFIDMGYSIIEGGYIQKHKNYKGRPAAKS from the exons ATGGCAGCTCAAAACCATGAGGAAGTAACAC GTGTATTGGTAACTGGTGCATCAGGCTTCATCGCCACCCATACAGTTCAGCAGTTGCTACAAGCTGGATACAAAGTTCGAGGAACAGTAAGAAGTCTAAACAATGCGAACAAAGTGAAACATTTGAAAGATCTGTGTCCAAATGCAGCTCACGAATTAGAGCTTGTAGAGGCAGACTTGTTGAATGAGCAGTGCTGGGCAag TGCTGTTCAGGGATGCTCCCACGTGCTCCATATTGCAAGTCCTTTTCCAATAGAATCTCCAGCAGATGAGAACGAACTCATCAAACCAGCAGTGCAGGGTACCACATCTGTGCTACAAGCTTGTGCCGATGCGGGCACTGTGAAACGAGTTGTGTTGACAAGCTCGGTGGTTGCTATTATGG ATTTTGCGTCACCAAAGACAAGAGCACACAATGAAGCAGATTGGCCTAATGTCAGCAACCTCGCACCCTATAACAAAAGTAAAACACTTGCTGAGAAGTGTGCTTGGGAATTCATGAAATCATTGCCTG ATGATAAGAAGTTTGAATTAGCCGTTGTCAACCCAGGCTTTGTCATGGGCCCGGTGCTGTCTGGATCCTATTGCAGCGCCATGACTCTTGTCAAGAAAATACTGACTAGAGATCCACCTGCTAATGTGAGAATTAACTTTGGAATCGTAGATGTGAGGGATGTAGCCAAAGCCCATATCAATGCAATGACGGAGCCAGAAGCTGTAG GTCGTCGTCATATCTTAGTAAATAAATCTATGTGGATGTCTGACATGGCTGAGATATTAAAAGCTGAATTCCAACAACATGGATACAACGTATCAACCTCAAATCTACCGAAATTTATCTTCAAGATTGTTGCAATTTTCGACAAAGAAGCGAAAGAAATGGCACCAATATGGAACAAAACATTTGACTTTGATAATACTAGG ATGCGACAAGTATTGAAGATCGAACCAACTCCAATTCAAGATACTTTCATTGATATGGGGTACAGCATCATCGAAGGTGGTTATATCCAGAAACACAAGAACTACAAGGGACGACCGGCCGCAAAGTCTTAA